The following coding sequences lie in one Myxococcus xanthus genomic window:
- a CDS encoding AAA family ATPase, protein MQSPPSTYLQAARAFRHFFTELRDAYLERETLFTQLELALLGREHVLVVGPPGTAKSAIASAVLGRIIDERTGLPSLFSKQLAESTVQTDLIGPVDFKVLTETGRTEYLTDEGMLGSEHAFLDEVFDGRDMLLRSILNVLHERELKHGRRVTTGRIECVVMTSNRYLSEVLARSPELLLAFADRLSFICFVPKSFARRESRAAMLQRFSHGARPDLRAQLSLQQVDLLQDAVTKVVVPSHVMEGVELLADALERALAAQVAKLPDYVPTKYFSQRSVVKALWALKAAVVRDQIYRRPERALEATVEDLDSLRWFFLLGGPPAGETEALLKSVVDPRERAQLEIVRLEQRAFDEALAKVRQELGGGVEREAQALGSSEEVSSVESVSRNWQPGVVSTTARALLAKLVPGPRHVQNRMPLVAAARALVAAQEQRLARGMAGHGEGRGGIALLTSFGDVLTLCRGVPELRPVYGALCDATARFLEGAQEMIALSAESVDFEDGLKLEGLVGLADNLEEELSLTAELAGQLSEGAPATLERLRTADAEVRSRVVSALRRRAVFSFQGNLARGRREPLEALAGDSRRLTQLENALAVLDPTQQGLKQELLLPLGIAYAREVLSSTPFERIEQYGRAVQSVAENLRREGVSIDAVFAECREIIESRLREHAHVLTREVPSPPPASTSVLNGDAYVFYRGDFAAKAPDGELAALLGLDGQLAANHGGAAPGFLSEAVRSAVAQAELGFVQTRVKYLRSWLTQLLTSLPPPESMTERADAERTVDRLVRSRFPMLALKEGELLRLRGVLALLGTMPGDLGEGARKLEGQLRGIDEDFGRFSRQVLARRSSP, encoded by the coding sequence GTGCAATCTCCACCGTCCACATACCTCCAGGCCGCGCGCGCCTTCCGGCACTTCTTCACCGAGCTCCGGGACGCCTACCTGGAGCGAGAGACGCTCTTCACGCAGCTGGAGCTGGCGCTCCTGGGGCGCGAGCACGTCCTGGTGGTGGGGCCCCCCGGAACGGCCAAGAGCGCCATCGCCAGCGCTGTCCTGGGGCGCATCATCGACGAGCGCACGGGCTTGCCGTCGCTCTTCTCCAAGCAGCTGGCCGAGTCCACCGTGCAGACGGACCTCATTGGCCCGGTGGACTTCAAGGTGCTCACGGAGACGGGACGCACCGAGTACCTCACCGACGAAGGCATGCTGGGCTCCGAGCACGCCTTCCTGGACGAGGTCTTCGACGGCCGGGACATGCTGCTGCGCTCCATCCTCAACGTGCTGCACGAGCGGGAGCTGAAGCACGGACGCCGGGTGACGACGGGGCGCATCGAGTGCGTCGTCATGACGAGCAACCGGTATCTCTCCGAGGTACTGGCGCGCTCGCCGGAACTGCTCCTGGCCTTCGCGGACCGGCTGAGCTTCATCTGCTTTGTGCCCAAGTCGTTCGCTCGCCGGGAGAGCCGGGCGGCCATGCTGCAACGCTTCTCCCATGGCGCTCGGCCGGATTTGCGCGCGCAGCTGTCGTTGCAGCAGGTGGACCTGCTGCAGGACGCAGTGACGAAGGTGGTGGTGCCCAGCCACGTCATGGAGGGCGTGGAGCTGCTGGCGGATGCGCTGGAGCGCGCGCTGGCGGCCCAGGTGGCGAAGCTGCCGGACTACGTGCCGACGAAGTACTTCTCTCAGCGCTCAGTGGTGAAGGCGCTGTGGGCGCTGAAGGCCGCGGTGGTGAGGGACCAGATATACCGGCGCCCTGAGCGGGCGTTGGAGGCCACTGTCGAGGACCTGGATTCGCTGCGCTGGTTCTTCCTCCTGGGCGGTCCGCCAGCGGGGGAGACGGAGGCGCTGCTCAAGTCCGTGGTGGACCCTCGGGAGCGGGCGCAGCTCGAAATCGTCCGCCTGGAGCAGCGCGCCTTCGACGAAGCGCTGGCCAAGGTACGGCAGGAGCTGGGGGGCGGCGTGGAGCGCGAGGCGCAAGCGCTCGGGTCCTCCGAAGAGGTGAGTTCCGTCGAGTCCGTGAGCCGTAACTGGCAGCCCGGCGTCGTCTCCACCACCGCGCGGGCCTTGTTGGCCAAGCTGGTGCCCGGGCCTCGCCATGTGCAGAACCGGATGCCGTTGGTGGCGGCGGCGCGGGCCCTGGTGGCGGCGCAGGAGCAGCGGCTGGCGCGCGGCATGGCGGGGCACGGTGAGGGGCGGGGCGGCATCGCGCTGCTGACGTCGTTCGGCGACGTGCTGACGCTCTGTCGCGGCGTCCCCGAGCTGCGGCCGGTCTACGGGGCGTTGTGCGACGCCACGGCCCGCTTCCTGGAAGGGGCCCAGGAGATGATTGCCCTGTCCGCGGAGAGCGTGGACTTCGAGGACGGGCTCAAGCTGGAGGGCCTGGTCGGGCTGGCGGACAACCTGGAGGAGGAGCTTTCCCTGACGGCGGAGCTGGCGGGGCAGTTGTCAGAGGGCGCCCCCGCCACATTGGAGCGCCTGCGCACGGCCGATGCTGAGGTCCGGAGCCGGGTCGTGTCCGCACTGCGCCGGCGCGCGGTGTTCTCGTTCCAGGGCAACCTGGCCCGGGGACGTCGGGAGCCGCTTGAAGCGCTGGCGGGAGATTCGCGCCGCCTGACGCAGCTGGAGAACGCCCTGGCCGTCCTGGACCCCACGCAACAGGGCCTCAAGCAGGAGCTGCTGCTCCCGCTGGGCATTGCCTACGCCCGGGAGGTGCTGTCCTCCACGCCCTTCGAACGCATCGAGCAGTACGGGCGCGCGGTACAGTCGGTGGCGGAGAACCTCCGGCGCGAGGGTGTGTCCATCGACGCGGTGTTCGCCGAGTGCCGGGAGATTATCGAGTCCCGGCTGCGTGAGCATGCCCATGTCCTCACGCGCGAGGTGCCCAGCCCGCCGCCCGCGTCCACGTCGGTCCTCAATGGGGATGCCTACGTCTTCTACCGGGGCGACTTCGCGGCGAAGGCGCCTGATGGAGAGCTGGCCGCGCTGCTGGGGTTGGATGGGCAGCTGGCCGCGAACCACGGTGGCGCCGCGCCCGGCTTCCTGTCGGAGGCCGTACGTTCGGCGGTGGCCCAGGCGGAGCTCGGGTTCGTCCAGACGCGCGTCAAATACCTGCGGAGCTGGCTGACCCAGCTGCTCACGTCGCTTCCACCGCCCGAATCCATGACGGAGCGCGCGGATGCCGAGCGCACCGTGGACCGGCTGGTGCGCAGCCGCTTCCCGATGCTCGCGTTGAAGGAAGGCGAGTTGCTTCGGCTACGGGGTGTCCTCGCGCTACTGGGCACCATGCCTGGTGACCTGGGGGAGGGGGCTCGAAAGCTGGAGGGACAGCTGCGCGGCATCGACGAGGACTTCGGGCGCTTCAGCCGGCAGGTGCTGGCTCGGCGGTCCTCGCCATGA
- the dnaK gene encoding molecular chaperone DnaK, with translation MGKIIGIDLGTTNSVVAIMEGREPKVIVNEEGSRITPSVVAFTKDGERLVGQVAKRQSITNPERTIYSSKRFMGRRHDEVSEEATLVPYKVARGPNGDARVDIDGKQYSAPEISAQVLLKLKRAAENYLGEKVTEAVITVPAYFNDAQRQATKDAGEIAGLTVRRIVNEPTAAALAYGLDKKKDEKIAVYDFGGGTFDVSILEVGENVVDVLATNGDTHLGGDNIDLRIMDWLITEFKKDTGLDVSKDKMVLQRLKEAAEKAKIELSAAMETDVNLPFLTADATGPKHLNVKLTRAKFEAMIDDLIERSLEPCRKCLKDAGVEPKDLNEIVLVGGTTRIPKVQEAVKRLFGKEPNRSVNPDEVVAVGAAVQAGVLSGEVKDILLLDVTPLSLGVETLGGVMTKLIERNTTIPTRKSETFSTAADGQTQVEIHVLQGEREMAGDNRSLGRFHLTGMPPAPRGVPQIEVTFDIDANGILNVSAKDKATGKEQKVTITHSSGLAKDEVEKMVADARSNEAADKTRRELVEMKNQAESQSYAAEKLLKENKDKLSADTAKALEDAVAELNKVRDGQDKDAIKAALDALQAASYKAAEEMYRATGGAPGAEGAPGAGPSAAPGSQASAKKDDVVDAEFRQS, from the coding sequence GTGGGCAAGATTATCGGGATCGACCTGGGCACCACGAACAGTGTGGTCGCGATCATGGAGGGTCGCGAGCCCAAGGTGATCGTCAACGAGGAAGGCAGCCGCATCACGCCCTCGGTGGTCGCGTTCACGAAGGACGGGGAGCGTCTGGTCGGTCAGGTGGCGAAGCGCCAGTCCATCACCAACCCGGAGCGGACCATCTACTCCAGCAAGCGCTTCATGGGCCGGCGGCACGACGAGGTATCCGAGGAGGCCACGCTGGTCCCCTACAAGGTCGCCCGGGGGCCCAACGGCGATGCGCGCGTGGACATCGACGGCAAGCAGTACAGCGCGCCGGAGATCAGCGCGCAGGTGCTGCTGAAGCTGAAGCGCGCGGCGGAGAACTACCTGGGTGAGAAGGTGACGGAGGCGGTCATCACCGTCCCCGCGTACTTCAACGACGCCCAGCGCCAGGCCACCAAGGACGCGGGTGAAATCGCGGGCCTCACCGTGCGCCGCATCGTGAACGAGCCGACCGCCGCGGCGCTCGCGTACGGTCTGGACAAGAAGAAGGACGAGAAGATCGCCGTCTACGACTTCGGCGGTGGCACGTTCGACGTGTCCATCCTCGAGGTGGGCGAGAACGTGGTCGACGTGCTCGCGACCAACGGTGACACGCACCTGGGCGGTGACAACATCGACCTGCGGATCATGGACTGGCTGATCACCGAGTTCAAGAAGGACACCGGGCTCGACGTCAGCAAGGACAAGATGGTCCTCCAGCGCCTGAAGGAGGCGGCGGAGAAGGCGAAGATCGAGCTGTCCGCCGCGATGGAGACGGACGTCAACCTGCCGTTCCTCACCGCGGACGCGACGGGGCCGAAGCACCTCAACGTCAAGCTCACGCGCGCCAAGTTCGAGGCGATGATCGACGACCTCATCGAGCGCTCGCTGGAGCCCTGCCGCAAGTGTCTCAAGGACGCGGGCGTGGAGCCGAAGGACCTCAACGAGATCGTCCTCGTCGGCGGCACCACGCGCATCCCGAAGGTGCAGGAGGCCGTGAAGCGCCTGTTCGGCAAGGAGCCGAACCGCTCGGTGAACCCGGACGAAGTCGTTGCGGTGGGCGCCGCGGTGCAGGCCGGCGTGCTCTCCGGCGAGGTGAAGGACATCCTCCTGCTGGACGTGACGCCGCTGAGCCTGGGCGTGGAGACGCTGGGCGGGGTGATGACGAAGCTCATCGAGCGCAACACCACCATCCCCACGCGCAAGTCGGAGACCTTCTCCACGGCCGCGGACGGCCAGACGCAGGTGGAGATCCACGTGCTCCAGGGCGAGCGTGAGATGGCGGGCGACAACCGCAGCCTCGGCCGCTTCCACCTGACGGGCATGCCGCCGGCGCCGCGTGGCGTGCCGCAGATCGAGGTGACGTTCGACATCGACGCGAACGGCATCCTCAACGTCAGCGCCAAGGACAAGGCCACGGGTAAGGAGCAGAAGGTCACCATCACCCACTCGTCCGGTCTGGCGAAGGACGAGGTGGAGAAGATGGTCGCCGACGCCCGCTCCAACGAGGCGGCCGACAAGACCCGCCGCGAGCTGGTGGAGATGAAGAACCAGGCGGAGAGCCAGTCCTACGCGGCCGAGAAGCTGCTGAAGGAGAACAAGGACAAGCTGTCCGCGGACACGGCGAAGGCGCTCGAGGACGCGGTGGCGGAGCTCAACAAGGTCCGCGACGGCCAGGACAAGGACGCCATCAAGGCGGCGCTCGATGCGCTCCAGGCCGCCAGCTACAAGGCCGCCGAGGAGATGTACCGCGCCACGGGCGGCGCGCCGGGCGCCGAGGGCGCTCCGGGTGCCGGTCCTTCCGCGGCGCCGGGCTCGCAGGCCAGCGCCAAGAAGGACGACGTGGTGGACGCCGAGTTCCGCCAGTCGTAG
- a CDS encoding SAM-dependent methyltransferase produces the protein MSPPEPFPLYHPADVRRAFSSDDATRRFAKVAQLEPGSRVLVLGCGPDGSAALLLAREMGCTVVAADTDDALLNPVRERVRAQGLAEQIEVRRVSLDALGLSDGDFNGILIQGRVLYPLKATLANMRGLLSKRGRLGFTFPARVGRFAPKATLDFWERRVSGPLLLPRELLQVVEGAGYEPESAEALHDAELDAHYRDIESFLSSIPGAQPAALREELALHRESNGKASVSYAFVVGRRKEQGEKPPASRDRG, from the coding sequence ATGAGCCCGCCTGAGCCCTTCCCGCTGTATCACCCCGCGGATGTCCGGCGCGCCTTCAGCTCGGATGACGCAACGCGGCGCTTCGCGAAGGTGGCCCAGCTGGAGCCCGGCTCGCGCGTGCTGGTGCTCGGCTGTGGCCCCGACGGAAGCGCCGCGCTGCTGTTGGCCCGGGAGATGGGCTGTACCGTCGTCGCGGCCGACACCGACGACGCCCTCCTCAACCCGGTGCGTGAGCGCGTGCGGGCGCAGGGGCTGGCGGAGCAGATTGAAGTCCGCCGCGTGTCGCTGGACGCGCTGGGCCTGTCCGACGGGGATTTCAACGGCATCCTCATCCAGGGCCGCGTGCTCTACCCGTTGAAGGCCACGCTGGCGAACATGCGCGGTCTGCTGTCGAAGCGCGGGCGGCTGGGCTTCACGTTCCCCGCGCGGGTGGGGCGCTTTGCTCCCAAGGCCACGCTCGACTTCTGGGAGCGCCGCGTCTCCGGGCCGCTGCTGTTGCCGCGCGAGCTGCTGCAGGTGGTGGAGGGCGCCGGCTACGAGCCCGAGTCCGCCGAAGCGCTCCATGACGCGGAGCTGGACGCGCACTACCGGGACATCGAGTCGTTCCTGTCGTCCATCCCCGGCGCGCAGCCCGCCGCGCTCCGCGAGGAGCTGGCGCTGCACCGCGAGAGCAACGGCAAGGCCAGTGTCAGCTACGCCTTCGTGGTGGGCCGCCGCAAGGAGCAGGGCGAGAAGCCCCCGGCGTCCCGCGACCGCGGGTAG
- a CDS encoding PhoH family protein, producing MRKNFILDTNVLLHDPRSIYGFKDNNVIIPIYVIEEIDQFKRDLSELGRNARLVARYLDSFRAEGSLKEGVPLPHGGLLRVSFTERALPPSMADSNLMDNRILGVALDLMKAEPDTQAVFITKDTNLRIRADALGLIAQDYDTERVEITELYTGFAERLVPKDLVDQMYRQGAEVELPDAESLFANQVVLLKDETNPSHTAMGRFNGSKGRLVPLVRQIKDGTWGVRPRNMEQAFCLDLLLNDDIKLVTIVGKAGTGKTLLAIAAGLQKVTEEGLYQKLLVSRPIFPLGRDIGYLPGSVEEKLNPWMQPIFDNVEFLMNLSRADKKAGRGYHELLDLGLMEIEPLTYIRGRSLPNQFIIVDEAQNLTPHEVKTIITRVGDNTKIILTGDPFQIDNPYVDATNNGLVHVVNRFKSEKIAAHITMSKGERSALAELAANLL from the coding sequence ATGCGTAAGAACTTCATTCTCGACACCAACGTCCTTCTTCACGATCCCCGCAGCATCTACGGCTTCAAAGACAACAACGTCATCATCCCCATCTACGTCATCGAGGAGATCGACCAGTTCAAGCGCGATCTCTCCGAGCTGGGCCGCAACGCGCGCCTGGTGGCGCGCTACCTGGATTCGTTCCGCGCCGAGGGCTCCCTGAAGGAAGGGGTGCCTCTGCCGCACGGTGGCTTGTTGCGGGTGAGCTTCACCGAGCGTGCGCTGCCTCCGTCCATGGCGGACAGCAACCTGATGGACAACCGCATCCTCGGGGTGGCGCTCGACCTGATGAAGGCGGAGCCGGACACGCAGGCCGTCTTCATCACCAAGGACACCAACCTCCGCATCCGCGCGGACGCCCTGGGCCTCATTGCCCAGGACTACGACACCGAGCGGGTGGAAATCACGGAGCTGTACACCGGCTTCGCCGAGCGGCTGGTCCCCAAGGACCTGGTGGACCAGATGTACCGCCAGGGCGCCGAGGTGGAGCTGCCGGACGCCGAGTCCCTGTTCGCCAACCAGGTGGTGCTCCTCAAGGACGAGACGAACCCGTCCCACACCGCCATGGGCCGCTTCAATGGGTCCAAGGGCCGCCTGGTGCCCCTGGTGCGGCAGATCAAGGACGGGACGTGGGGCGTCCGCCCGCGCAACATGGAGCAGGCCTTCTGCCTGGACCTGCTGCTCAACGACGACATCAAGCTGGTCACCATCGTCGGCAAGGCGGGCACGGGCAAGACGCTGCTCGCCATCGCCGCGGGCCTGCAGAAGGTGACGGAGGAGGGGCTCTACCAGAAGCTGCTGGTCAGCCGTCCCATCTTCCCGTTGGGCCGGGACATCGGGTATCTGCCCGGCAGCGTCGAGGAGAAGCTGAACCCCTGGATGCAGCCCATCTTCGACAACGTGGAGTTCCTGATGAACCTCAGCCGCGCGGACAAGAAGGCCGGGCGCGGCTACCACGAACTGCTGGACCTGGGGCTGATGGAGATTGAGCCGCTCACGTACATCCGCGGCCGCAGCCTGCCCAATCAGTTCATCATCGTGGACGAGGCGCAGAACCTCACGCCGCACGAGGTGAAGACCATCATCACCCGCGTGGGCGACAACACGAAGATCATCCTCACGGGAGACCCGTTCCAGATCGACAACCCGTACGTGGACGCGACGAACAACGGCCTGGTCCACGTGGTCAACCGCTTCAAGAGCGAGAAGATCGCGGCGCACATCACCATGTCGAAGGGTGAGCGCAGCGCCCTGGCCGAGCTCGCCGCCAACCTGCTGTAG
- a CDS encoding YbeD family protein yields the protein MTKEDAGSPPAGEGEKKPLIEFPSVYTFKVMGAQGAGFVDHVRELFKRLLGTELSPDSIHEQPSSKGKYVSLSVSVYLLSEEQRRAIYDGLHKDERVIYYL from the coding sequence ATGACGAAGGAAGACGCAGGAAGCCCTCCCGCCGGCGAAGGGGAGAAGAAGCCCCTCATCGAGTTCCCCTCCGTCTACACCTTCAAGGTGATGGGCGCGCAGGGGGCCGGCTTCGTGGACCATGTCCGTGAGCTGTTCAAGCGGCTCCTGGGCACGGAACTCTCGCCGGACTCCATCCACGAGCAGCCCAGCAGCAAGGGCAAGTACGTCTCCCTGAGCGTGTCCGTGTACCTGTTGTCCGAGGAGCAGCGGCGCGCCATCTACGACGGGCTCCACAAGGACGAGCGGGTCATCTACTACTTGTAG
- a CDS encoding diacylglycerol/lipid kinase family protein, which translates to MLVQPLRSPDLRRAPTSDVTAEPKVAVLLNANARKVDARVVKSLSHVVPEQDLFLSRSPLDSRRIIQTVLERGYPMVFTGGGDGTFMGFVNEVLHQVGPRGRFAGKTAPRFGVLKLGTGNGLAAYVNASGTRGDGILNDVLRARTGEVPGYRPMDLLMVDGQRAPFAGLGVDGKVLNDYIWVKEHLGKGFFKSVLSGSGGYFSAVACKTVPHYLTHSHWVECEVVNGASEAYRLGPDGSAMGEPLAPGATLFRGRLMMAAAGTMPYYGYGFRMFPFAGQRQGYMQLRLGQVTPTQVLTHLPKLWNGRWFPEGLMDFHAREVTIRFANPMPFQVGGDAAGYREQVHMSVAPESVELVDFTGALN; encoded by the coding sequence ATGCTGGTCCAGCCCCTCCGCTCTCCCGATCTCCGCCGTGCGCCCACATCGGACGTCACCGCGGAGCCCAAGGTCGCGGTCCTGCTGAACGCCAATGCCCGGAAGGTCGACGCTCGGGTGGTGAAGTCCCTGTCCCACGTGGTGCCGGAGCAGGACCTGTTCCTCTCCCGCTCGCCGCTGGACTCCCGCCGCATCATCCAGACGGTGCTGGAGCGTGGCTACCCCATGGTCTTCACGGGCGGCGGTGACGGCACCTTCATGGGCTTCGTGAACGAGGTCCTCCACCAGGTCGGCCCGCGCGGCCGCTTCGCGGGGAAGACGGCGCCTCGCTTCGGCGTCCTCAAGCTGGGCACCGGCAATGGCCTGGCCGCCTACGTCAACGCCTCCGGCACCCGGGGCGATGGCATCCTCAATGACGTGCTGCGCGCCCGCACGGGCGAGGTTCCGGGCTACCGCCCCATGGACCTGCTGATGGTGGACGGGCAGCGCGCGCCCTTCGCCGGGCTGGGCGTGGATGGCAAGGTGCTCAACGACTACATCTGGGTGAAGGAGCACCTGGGCAAGGGCTTCTTCAAGAGCGTCCTCAGCGGCAGCGGCGGGTACTTCTCCGCGGTGGCCTGCAAGACGGTGCCTCACTATCTCACTCACTCCCACTGGGTGGAGTGTGAGGTCGTCAATGGCGCCTCCGAGGCCTACCGGCTAGGGCCGGATGGCAGCGCGATGGGCGAGCCGCTAGCCCCGGGCGCCACCCTCTTCCGCGGCCGGCTGATGATGGCGGCGGCGGGCACCATGCCCTACTACGGCTACGGCTTCCGCATGTTCCCCTTCGCGGGCCAGCGCCAGGGCTACATGCAGCTGCGGCTGGGCCAGGTGACGCCCACGCAGGTGCTCACCCACCTGCCCAAGCTGTGGAATGGTCGTTGGTTCCCCGAAGGCCTGATGGACTTCCACGCCCGAGAGGTCACCATCCGCTTCGCCAACCCCATGCCTTTCCAGGTGGGTGGCGATGCGGCGGGCTACCGCGAGCAGGTCCACATGTCCGTGGCCCCGGAGTCCGTCGAGTTGGTGGACTTCACCGGCGCGCTGAACTGA
- a CDS encoding vWA domain-containing protein, whose protein sequence is MFARRLADLRQRLDALHQPAPARGGWRAWTLLGRRARGPEDVALPMLASLDRDLDRVGVHTSADARLLKELGLRKGRAGTLAQGLLDRAHQALEEVEQCLVLVERAWRTGEPLPGAVAVLEKGFIQLARVVKVADLFARPPSLEPEDDDIALEIYGRTDGRTSRHAPASARLAVAEFFAERARANAADVMQKRRDLDLAHELLIRLGADHDRERGMVLRRQVAEARERVRAVPAVRSMDELLRHVRHTARREPQVAYRSLKGLYERALEAGDAALADVARAALTPLLPAPPQLSSLMERAELDGLSHWFGETPTAPDEVPGPPKADELLTDLAFSLKPEQLSTFELAAGCARYFDVEDSLSEEIVLADTRTARAVPRRVPYPTQTMTYETTGSLHEVNNFVLTDPRMLLSDLAASHQLVRAYLDDEPPPRPRKVKRTAVRVYVCDASGSMHGARARFRDAIVIAELNNLRVKARRGEHFDPLYFSFFNDVPTELARVDSAMEATRQLEKLFRDSPAEGQTDITLALMSAFDSIRAAQGRDPYLARATVVLITDGEDRVDLELIRRTRAPMDALDIALSFVSLGEENLDLRFLVREQRAAGGRAFYHHLSDEEILWARTEFDTPWRTLLPRDVPASGDALEQLTPHLEALEAVATGRAAPQTVAVDASFDALFPEKPALPPGAEPPGADIAHRVADILGALVEAASLAPADRRAAESLLLLQHLLGVYGLTPARYLSALSVGGQATEEALQRVRLLCRPFG, encoded by the coding sequence GTGTTTGCCCGGCGCCTCGCGGACCTCCGGCAGCGGCTGGATGCGCTCCACCAGCCCGCGCCCGCTCGCGGCGGTTGGCGGGCGTGGACGCTGCTGGGGCGCCGTGCTCGCGGGCCCGAGGATGTCGCGCTGCCAATGCTGGCCTCGCTGGACCGGGACCTGGACCGGGTGGGCGTGCACACGTCGGCGGACGCACGGCTCCTCAAGGAGCTGGGCCTGCGGAAGGGCAGGGCGGGGACACTGGCGCAGGGGCTGCTCGACAGGGCCCATCAAGCGCTCGAAGAGGTGGAGCAGTGCCTGGTGCTCGTGGAGCGGGCCTGGCGCACGGGTGAGCCGCTCCCCGGCGCGGTCGCGGTGCTGGAGAAGGGCTTCATCCAGCTGGCGCGGGTGGTGAAGGTGGCGGACCTCTTCGCACGTCCTCCCTCGTTGGAGCCGGAGGATGACGACATTGCTCTGGAAATCTACGGGCGCACCGACGGGCGCACCTCGCGTCATGCGCCCGCCAGTGCTCGCCTGGCCGTGGCGGAGTTCTTCGCGGAGCGAGCCCGGGCCAACGCCGCCGACGTCATGCAGAAGCGACGGGACCTGGACCTGGCGCACGAGCTGCTTATCCGCCTGGGCGCGGACCACGACCGCGAGCGAGGCATGGTGCTGCGGCGTCAGGTAGCCGAAGCCCGCGAGCGGGTGCGGGCCGTTCCGGCCGTGCGTTCCATGGATGAGCTGCTGCGGCACGTGCGCCACACGGCTCGGCGCGAGCCCCAGGTGGCCTACCGTTCGCTGAAGGGGCTTTACGAGCGGGCCTTGGAGGCGGGGGACGCGGCGCTGGCGGACGTGGCCCGTGCGGCGCTGACGCCGCTGTTGCCGGCACCTCCTCAGCTGTCGTCGCTGATGGAGCGCGCGGAGCTCGATGGCCTGTCGCACTGGTTCGGCGAGACGCCCACCGCGCCTGACGAAGTCCCGGGCCCACCGAAGGCCGATGAGCTGCTGACGGACCTGGCCTTCTCACTGAAGCCCGAGCAGCTCTCCACGTTCGAGCTGGCGGCGGGCTGTGCCCGCTACTTCGACGTGGAGGACTCGCTGTCGGAGGAAATCGTCCTGGCGGATACGCGCACCGCGCGGGCGGTGCCTCGGCGCGTCCCATACCCGACGCAGACGATGACCTACGAGACGACGGGCAGCCTCCACGAGGTGAACAACTTCGTTCTGACGGACCCGCGGATGCTGCTGAGCGACCTGGCTGCCAGTCACCAGTTGGTGCGCGCGTACCTGGACGATGAGCCGCCTCCGCGCCCCCGGAAGGTGAAGCGCACCGCGGTGCGGGTCTACGTCTGCGACGCGTCGGGCTCCATGCACGGCGCGCGCGCCCGCTTCCGGGATGCCATAGTCATCGCGGAGCTCAACAACCTGCGCGTCAAGGCCCGCCGAGGCGAGCACTTCGACCCGCTGTACTTCAGCTTCTTCAACGACGTGCCCACCGAGCTGGCGCGCGTGGACTCCGCGATGGAGGCCACCCGGCAGCTGGAGAAGCTCTTCCGCGATTCACCCGCGGAGGGGCAGACGGACATCACGCTCGCGCTGATGTCCGCGTTCGACTCCATCCGCGCCGCGCAGGGGAGGGACCCTTACCTCGCTCGGGCCACCGTGGTGCTCATCACCGACGGCGAGGACCGCGTGGACCTGGAGCTCATCCGCCGCACGCGCGCGCCCATGGACGCGCTGGACATCGCGTTGAGCTTCGTGTCCCTGGGCGAGGAAAACCTGGACCTCCGCTTCCTCGTCCGTGAGCAACGAGCCGCCGGAGGCCGCGCCTTCTACCACCACCTCTCCGACGAGGAGATTCTGTGGGCGCGCACGGAGTTCGACACGCCCTGGCGCACGTTGCTGCCGCGTGACGTGCCGGCGTCCGGTGACGCGCTGGAACAGCTCACGCCGCACCTGGAGGCGCTGGAGGCTGTCGCCACCGGTCGGGCTGCTCCGCAGACCGTGGCGGTGGACGCTTCGTTCGATGCGCTCTTCCCGGAGAAGCCCGCGCTGCCCCCCGGGGCCGAGCCGCCCGGTGCTGACATCGCGCACCGCGTGGCGGACATCCTGGGCGCGCTCGTGGAGGCGGCCTCGCTGGCCCCCGCGGACCGCCGCGCGGCGGAGAGCCTGCTGCTGCTTCAACACCTGCTGGGTGTGTACGGATTGACCCCGGCGCGCTACCTGTCCGCGCTGTCCGTGGGTGGGCAGGCCACGGAGGAGGCGTTGCAGCGCGTGCGGCTGTTGTGCCGGCCCTTCGGGTAG
- a CDS encoding thiol-disulfide oxidoreductase DCC family protein — MAPVLRTTPPGHDVILYDGHCRLCGGAARQLQRLLGGTGTRLRSFREDGVLASFPGVTEDRCERALQLVLPDGAVVEGLEAIVLALGRRPLGRLLRVYYVPGLRQLLDALYRVVARFRFRIAGRQCPDGACAVHFK; from the coding sequence ATGGCGCCCGTGCTGCGGACGACGCCTCCCGGGCATGACGTGATTCTCTATGACGGGCACTGTCGCCTGTGCGGTGGGGCGGCCCGGCAGCTCCAGCGGCTGCTGGGCGGGACGGGGACGCGCCTGCGCTCGTTTCGGGAGGACGGGGTGCTGGCATCCTTCCCGGGTGTCACGGAGGACCGCTGTGAGCGGGCCCTGCAGCTGGTCCTACCGGATGGGGCCGTGGTGGAGGGGCTGGAGGCCATTGTCCTGGCGCTGGGCCGACGGCCGCTGGGACGGCTGCTCCGCGTGTACTACGTGCCGGGCCTGCGGCAGCTCCTGGATGCGCTCTACCGCGTCGTGGCCCGCTTTCGATTCCGCATCGCGGGACGTCAGTGTCCGGACGGGGCGTGCGCGGTCCACTTCAAATAG